A genomic stretch from Shewanella woodyi ATCC 51908 includes:
- a CDS encoding glycosyl hydrolase family 18 protein, whose protein sequence is MFNTKLSSAALVVASVFASSAYASVPGKPTIGWGETNFSIIEVNQAATAYNQLVTVKDAAEVSVNWNLWSGELGDTAKVLFDGVEVWSGSSTASGSATFNISQGGRYQMQIELCNAQGCTLSDAKEIIVADTDGSHLLPLDTQLGENNRPYVNKSGKVVGSYFVEWGVYGRKFPVDKMPAQNLTHILYGFTPICGGDGINDSLKEIERSFQALQRACSGREDFKVAIHDPWAAVQMPQAGVSEYADPYKGNFGQLMALKQAQPDLKILPSVGGWTLSDPFYFLGDKVKRDRFVASVKEFLQTWKFFDGVDIDWEFPGGNGANPNLGDPVNDGETYVLLMKELRAMLDELSAETGRTYELTSAISAGAEKIAMVDYQAAQQYMDNIFLMSYDFYGGWSNTDLNHQTALYAASWKPDTKNTTHIGVNALLAQGVTPEKIVVGAAMYGRGWTGVNGYQDGNPFTGTATGKVKGTWEDGVVDYRQIVNEYMSGEWQYEYDEVAEAPYVFKASTGDLITFDDARSVKAKGQYVTANQLGGLFSWEIDADNGDILNAMHEGLGHGEGTNPPANKAPIANAGSSQSVTGPSDVILDGSLSRDPEAKALTYVWSQTSGPAVSLVNADMAQASISLNATDADVVYGFSLTVTDPEGLSATAATTVTNMAPQANRAPEVSLDANVVVDSAQQVSIVASGSDADGDALTYSWTVPAGLTATGQSSDTLVVTAPAVIEDTTYTLSVLVSDGSLDASAQTVLTVKAPTSGGCETSDPDAVNHPAWDSTLVYNGGDTVSHNCLVWKAKYWTQGNEPTVTADQWTLQSSVEMGWNAGVAYNGGEQTTHNGHTWQAKWWTKGEEPGVASVWNDLGATAN, encoded by the coding sequence ATGTTTAACACTAAACTCTCATCGGCTGCGCTTGTCGTAGCGAGTGTATTTGCCTCGTCGGCATATGCATCAGTACCCGGTAAACCAACGATCGGCTGGGGCGAAACTAACTTTTCTATTATTGAGGTCAATCAAGCAGCTACCGCTTACAATCAACTTGTTACCGTTAAAGATGCCGCAGAAGTATCGGTTAACTGGAACTTGTGGTCAGGGGAGCTGGGCGATACGGCTAAGGTTTTATTTGATGGGGTAGAGGTCTGGTCGGGCAGCTCTACTGCATCAGGTTCTGCCACATTCAATATCAGTCAAGGTGGTCGCTACCAGATGCAGATTGAGCTCTGTAATGCACAGGGTTGTACACTCAGTGATGCTAAAGAGATCATTGTTGCCGATACCGATGGGAGTCATCTTTTACCCCTTGATACTCAACTGGGGGAGAACAATAGACCTTATGTAAACAAGTCTGGCAAAGTGGTCGGCAGTTACTTTGTTGAGTGGGGTGTATATGGCCGTAAATTCCCTGTAGACAAGATGCCAGCGCAAAACCTAACGCATATTTTGTATGGCTTCACCCCTATCTGTGGCGGTGATGGCATCAACGACAGTTTGAAAGAGATTGAGAGGAGCTTCCAAGCGCTACAACGAGCCTGTAGTGGCCGTGAAGATTTCAAAGTGGCGATTCACGACCCATGGGCAGCAGTTCAGATGCCACAAGCAGGTGTCAGTGAATATGCCGACCCATACAAGGGTAACTTTGGCCAGTTGATGGCGTTAAAACAAGCACAACCAGATCTTAAAATCTTACCTTCAGTAGGTGGCTGGACTCTGTCAGATCCTTTCTATTTCCTTGGTGATAAAGTTAAACGTGACCGTTTTGTCGCTTCGGTTAAAGAGTTTTTGCAGACCTGGAAGTTCTTCGATGGTGTCGATATTGATTGGGAATTTCCTGGTGGTAATGGCGCAAATCCGAATTTAGGCGATCCTGTCAATGACGGTGAAACCTATGTGCTCTTGATGAAAGAGCTAAGAGCCATGCTTGATGAGTTGAGTGCCGAAACAGGTAGAACCTATGAGCTTACCTCTGCAATCAGTGCTGGCGCAGAAAAGATAGCTATGGTCGATTATCAGGCCGCTCAGCAATATATGGATAACATCTTCCTGATGAGCTACGACTTCTACGGCGGCTGGTCCAATACCGATCTAAACCATCAGACAGCCCTATATGCGGCTAGTTGGAAACCAGATACTAAGAATACCACTCATATCGGTGTTAATGCACTGCTTGCTCAAGGTGTGACTCCTGAGAAGATTGTCGTTGGCGCAGCTATGTATGGCCGCGGCTGGACAGGTGTGAACGGCTACCAAGATGGCAATCCATTTACTGGCACTGCGACGGGTAAAGTGAAAGGGACTTGGGAAGATGGAGTGGTTGATTATCGTCAGATAGTCAACGAGTACATGTCTGGTGAGTGGCAATATGAGTATGATGAGGTTGCTGAAGCGCCTTACGTCTTTAAGGCTTCGACTGGCGATCTGATCACTTTTGATGATGCTCGCTCCGTTAAAGCTAAGGGACAATATGTTACTGCAAACCAGTTAGGCGGGTTGTTCTCATGGGAGATTGATGCAGATAATGGCGATATTCTCAATGCTATGCATGAAGGTTTAGGTCATGGTGAGGGAACCAATCCACCTGCAAATAAAGCGCCGATTGCTAATGCAGGCAGCTCGCAAAGTGTAACTGGCCCTAGCGATGTTATCCTTGATGGCAGTCTGTCACGAGATCCTGAAGCTAAGGCATTAACCTATGTCTGGTCGCAAACCTCCGGGCCTGCAGTGAGCTTAGTTAATGCTGATATGGCCCAAGCCAGCATTAGCCTTAATGCGACAGATGCAGATGTTGTCTATGGGTTCTCGCTAACGGTGACCGACCCTGAAGGTTTATCGGCTACTGCGGCAACGACTGTTACCAATATGGCACCGCAAGCTAACCGTGCACCAGAGGTGTCACTCGATGCCAATGTTGTGGTTGATTCTGCTCAACAGGTGAGCATAGTTGCAAGTGGCAGTGATGCTGATGGTGATGCGCTTACTTATAGCTGGACAGTGCCTGCTGGCTTAACTGCTACTGGGCAATCTAGTGATACACTAGTTGTGACTGCGCCTGCTGTGATAGAAGATACCACTTATACATTAAGTGTACTGGTATCCGATGGCTCTCTTGACGCGTCGGCTCAAACGGTATTAACCGTGAAAGCGCCAACCAGTGGCGGTTGTGAAACAAGCGATCCTGATGCGGTTAATCACCCAGCTTGGGATAGCACACTTGTTTATAACGGCGGTGATACAGTGAGTCATAACTGTTTAGTCTGGAAGGCTAAATATTGGACTCAAGGTAATGAGCCGACAGTGACAGCTGATCAGTGGACACTTCAAAGTAGTGTTGAGATGGGCTGGAATGCGGGAGTCGCCTATAACGGTGGCGAACAGACAACCCATAATGGACATACTTGGCAAGCCAAGTGGTGGACAAAAGGTGAAGAGCCTGGTGTTGCCTCTGTGTGGAATGATTTAGGGGCGACAGCCAACTAA
- a CDS encoding chitinase, translating to MKHYLSLAILTTLSPITLFAAEPVHFTLAEVDAKESALTDFPLMRAVKSSIATRDNAIVDAIIPLSPNNPDNVKRLESVLSETQFEFLFPVRAAEYTYQGLLQAAAKFPALCGSYIDNRDADAICRKSLATMFAHFAQETGAHDKWMTEPQWRQGLYWVREVGWDETKRGGYNMECSPDTWQGQVWPCGTFADGSYKSYFGRGAKQLSYNYNYGPFSDAMFGDVSTLLNNPEMVADTWLNLASAVFFFTYPQPPKPSMLHVIDGTWQPNARDTQNGLSAGFGATTHIINGGIECGSGSEKPQSLNRIEYYQAHAQYLGVPVEASEVLGCKDMKPFDNQGAGAMLIYWEQDWSYIAGNPNGGKSYACKLVGYQTRYSAFKPGDYQGCLMHFFPEVVIDDSGTPTDPTDPVNQAPTANIQGVSEAESGAVITLSASQSSDPEGGVLNYRWSLPIGASAPSVEQASLLLTLPSPSSTETISVSLEVTDDAGLSASINHNVLVTVSGGTPPDGEVPYQAGYAYVAGERVSHAGGVYECKPYPYTAWCAGASWAYEPGVGVAWQDAWIAR from the coding sequence ATGAAACATTACCTATCCTTAGCTATTTTAACCACTTTGAGTCCTATAACGCTTTTTGCCGCAGAGCCTGTGCATTTTACTCTGGCAGAGGTTGATGCCAAAGAGTCTGCTTTGACCGACTTTCCCTTGATGAGAGCGGTGAAGTCATCTATCGCGACCAGAGACAATGCTATTGTCGACGCCATTATCCCCTTGAGCCCTAACAATCCGGATAATGTTAAGCGCCTAGAGTCTGTGTTGAGTGAAACACAGTTTGAGTTTCTTTTTCCTGTTCGCGCTGCTGAATATACCTATCAAGGTTTGTTGCAAGCCGCGGCTAAGTTTCCCGCTTTATGTGGTTCATACATAGATAATCGTGATGCCGATGCTATCTGCCGTAAATCCCTAGCTACCATGTTTGCCCATTTTGCACAGGAAACCGGTGCCCATGATAAGTGGATGACTGAGCCACAATGGCGACAGGGCCTTTATTGGGTGCGTGAAGTGGGTTGGGATGAAACCAAGCGCGGTGGTTACAATATGGAGTGCAGCCCTGACACTTGGCAAGGGCAGGTTTGGCCTTGCGGCACCTTTGCTGATGGCAGTTATAAGAGCTATTTTGGACGCGGCGCTAAGCAGCTCTCCTACAACTATAACTATGGGCCTTTCTCTGATGCCATGTTTGGTGATGTCAGTACTTTGCTCAATAACCCTGAAATGGTGGCCGATACCTGGCTGAACCTAGCCAGTGCAGTGTTTTTCTTTACTTACCCCCAACCACCTAAACCTTCAATGTTGCATGTTATCGATGGAACGTGGCAGCCCAATGCACGAGATACACAAAATGGACTCTCAGCTGGATTTGGCGCAACCACCCATATTATTAATGGTGGCATTGAGTGTGGTTCAGGCAGTGAGAAGCCGCAATCGCTGAATCGGATTGAGTATTATCAAGCACATGCGCAATATCTTGGCGTTCCAGTGGAAGCCAGTGAGGTGCTAGGTTGCAAGGATATGAAGCCTTTTGATAACCAAGGGGCAGGTGCCATGTTGATCTATTGGGAGCAAGATTGGTCATATATTGCAGGAAATCCCAATGGTGGCAAAAGCTATGCCTGTAAGTTGGTGGGGTATCAGACTCGTTATAGTGCTTTTAAGCCCGGTGATTATCAGGGCTGTTTGATGCACTTTTTCCCAGAGGTTGTCATCGATGATTCTGGTACGCCAACGGATCCCACAGATCCGGTTAATCAAGCGCCAACAGCTAATATTCAGGGAGTGAGTGAAGCAGAAAGTGGAGCGGTTATCACTCTGTCAGCGTCCCAGTCTAGCGATCCTGAAGGTGGAGTGCTCAATTACCGCTGGAGCTTACCTATTGGTGCAAGTGCCCCCTCTGTTGAGCAAGCATCATTGTTATTAACTTTACCAAGCCCTAGCAGCACAGAAACCATATCAGTCTCTCTTGAGGTGACCGACGATGCGGGGCTAAGCGCGTCGATTAACCATAATGTGCTGGTTACAGTCAGTGGCGGTACGCCCCCTGATGGGGAAGTGCCTTATCAAGCTGGTTATGCTTATGTGGCGGGAGAGCGAGTTTCTCATGCTGGTGGAGTTTATGAATGTAAACCATATCCCTATACAGCTTGGTGCGCTGGCGCATCATGGGCATATGAACCCGGAGTAGGCGTTGCATGGCAAGATGCTTGGATAGCGAGATAG
- a CDS encoding FKBP-type peptidyl-prolyl cis-trans isomerase: MKMLLAVVVIACVIFYFFTSMNNQKAAQENIKIGASFLAENKDNEGVVETLSGLQYKVLAKGDGTVHPKASDTVTVHYHGTLIDGTVFDSSVERGEPIAFPLNRVIKGWTEGVQLMVTGEKVRFFIPSTLAYGNRSTGKIVGGSVLIFDVELISID, translated from the coding sequence ATGAAAATGCTGTTAGCTGTTGTCGTTATCGCCTGCGTTATCTTTTACTTCTTCACCTCTATGAACAACCAAAAAGCTGCCCAGGAAAATATTAAGATTGGCGCAAGCTTCTTAGCTGAAAACAAAGACAATGAAGGGGTAGTTGAAACCCTTTCAGGACTTCAATACAAGGTGTTAGCGAAAGGGGATGGAACCGTTCATCCTAAAGCCAGCGACACAGTCACCGTCCATTACCACGGCACCTTAATTGACGGAACTGTATTTGACAGTTCAGTGGAGCGAGGCGAGCCTATCGCATTCCCACTCAACCGCGTCATCAAAGGTTGGACCGAAGGTGTTCAGTTAATGGTAACAGGTGAGAAGGTCCGCTTCTTTATCCCAAGTACCTTAGCCTATGGGAATCGCAGCACAGGTAAAATAGTCGGTGGTTCAGTGCTAATTTTTGATGTTGAACTGATCAGTATCGATTAA
- a CDS encoding DUF1294 domain-containing protein yields the protein MKFKGKLVQWDDVKGFGFIQPLGQQTQVFVHIKSFKYQPRRPQLQDTVTFTLTKDKQGRETAHQAKIIDAKAKAHLLRKTPSQGKFSLLLILSLAASLAMALYHDLLPSFSPLIYLLMSTITFIAYALDKSAARKGRWRTKESTLQLMALLGGWPGALLAQSWLRHKSQKVSFRVTLWCMIVLNSASLYWFTSSMGQTWLQAL from the coding sequence ATGAAATTCAAAGGCAAGCTTGTTCAGTGGGATGACGTAAAAGGGTTTGGTTTCATCCAACCCTTAGGTCAGCAAACTCAGGTTTTTGTTCATATCAAATCCTTCAAATATCAACCAAGACGCCCACAGCTCCAAGACACCGTAACCTTTACTCTCACAAAGGATAAGCAAGGGCGCGAAACGGCTCATCAGGCCAAGATTATCGATGCAAAAGCTAAAGCACACTTATTAAGAAAAACGCCGAGCCAAGGTAAGTTCAGCCTTTTACTGATCCTTTCCTTAGCCGCATCCCTTGCGATGGCTCTATATCACGACCTGCTGCCCAGCTTTTCTCCTCTTATCTACCTTTTGATGAGTACCATCACCTTTATCGCCTACGCCTTGGATAAATCCGCAGCACGCAAAGGCAGGTGGAGAACTAAGGAGAGCACACTGCAGTTAATGGCGCTACTGGGAGGCTGGCCAGGGGCTCTACTCGCTCAGAGTTGGCTTAGGCATAAATCACAGAAAGTCAGCTTCAGAGTCACACTCTGGTGCATGATCGTACTCAATAGTGCTTCCCTATACTGGTTTACCTCCAGTATGGGACAAACTTGGCTACAAGCGCTTTAA
- a CDS encoding MarR family winged helix-turn-helix transcriptional regulator yields the protein MTEHEGFTQLVLSIFRLNGLLVTEGDNLSQPVGLTSARWKILGAVEKSPQTVSQIARTMGQTRQSVQRIANELVKLEIVTFESNPEHKTAKLIVRTAKGAALFALLSESLIPWGHDAVEGISEEELLITLKVITKLIGRFEGR from the coding sequence ATGACTGAACATGAAGGTTTTACTCAGTTGGTTTTGAGCATTTTCAGGTTAAATGGGTTACTCGTCACCGAAGGAGATAATTTGAGTCAGCCAGTAGGACTGACAAGTGCCAGATGGAAGATTTTAGGAGCGGTAGAAAAGTCCCCTCAAACCGTATCGCAAATTGCCAGAACCATGGGGCAGACAAGGCAGAGTGTCCAACGTATCGCCAATGAGTTGGTGAAATTAGAGATTGTCACCTTTGAAAGTAACCCTGAGCATAAGACAGCCAAATTAATCGTTAGAACGGCAAAAGGCGCAGCGCTTTTTGCATTGTTATCTGAGTCACTTATTCCTTGGGGCCATGATGCCGTAGAGGGGATTTCTGAGGAGGAGCTGTTGATTACTTTAAAGGTGATCACCAAATTAATCGGACGCTTTGAAGGGCGATAA
- a CDS encoding hotdog fold domain-containing protein, producing the protein MTTQKPTKVMALYNRVTRFPFGNKIFSIMVARMAPYFGTIKPLITELRPHRCECLIKKRHAVHNHIKTVHVIAICNGLEMAMGVMAEASIPHHLRWIPKGMSLDYTAKAGSDIRCVAQVNPEQWVPGDLMVPVTAYDSEGVVVVKGEIKLWISEKPAKH; encoded by the coding sequence ATGACAACACAGAAACCTACTAAGGTGATGGCCCTGTATAACAGAGTAACCCGATTTCCTTTCGGCAATAAGATCTTCTCTATCATGGTGGCACGCATGGCTCCCTACTTTGGCACGATTAAACCTCTTATCACCGAACTTAGGCCCCATAGATGTGAGTGTTTAATTAAGAAACGCCATGCTGTTCACAACCATATTAAAACCGTCCATGTGATCGCCATCTGTAATGGGCTAGAGATGGCAATGGGGGTGATGGCAGAGGCATCTATTCCCCATCACTTAAGATGGATACCTAAAGGAATGAGCTTAGACTATACCGCCAAAGCTGGAAGTGATATTCGCTGCGTTGCCCAGGTAAATCCTGAGCAGTGGGTACCGGGTGATCTTATGGTACCTGTCACGGCCTATGACTCAGAGGGAGTGGTGGTAGTAAAAGGCGAGATAAAACTGTGGATCTCAGAAAAGCCAGCGAAACACTAA
- a CDS encoding DUF368 domain-containing protein gives MNYLLTYLKGMAMGAADVVPGVSGGTIAFITGILDTLLESIRRINPKLISVIREQGVKQAFEYINGPFLVCVFGGILTSIFSLSKLITYLLETHPIPVWSFFFGLILISVVHMLKQVKGFSFIRLVLFALGTVFAWGITMLSPIALEMTYLNIFIGGSIAICAMLLPGISGSFILLLLGLYPSVLAAAKNFDITILAIFASGCIFGLLTFSHLLSALLRKFHDGTLIFLTGLMLGTLGKIWPWKEVLTWRTNSSGQQVPLLEQNLSPLQFEQITGQPAHIAWAVAALICGVALVWGLELFAARNGMANVNQDKKG, from the coding sequence TTGAATTACCTGCTTACCTATTTAAAAGGAATGGCGATGGGAGCTGCAGATGTGGTTCCCGGTGTGTCAGGCGGAACTATCGCTTTTATTACCGGGATTTTAGATACCTTGCTTGAGAGTATTCGAAGGATCAATCCTAAGTTAATCTCTGTGATTAGAGAGCAGGGAGTTAAGCAGGCGTTTGAGTATATTAATGGCCCTTTTCTTGTCTGTGTTTTTGGTGGCATTCTGACAAGTATTTTTTCTCTATCAAAGTTAATTACTTACCTCTTAGAAACTCACCCAATTCCCGTCTGGTCCTTCTTTTTTGGACTGATCCTCATCTCCGTTGTCCATATGTTGAAGCAGGTTAAAGGCTTCTCTTTCATCAGGCTTGTACTGTTTGCTCTAGGTACTGTGTTTGCTTGGGGGATCACCATGTTAAGCCCTATCGCACTTGAAATGACCTATTTGAATATCTTTATTGGTGGCAGTATCGCCATCTGCGCCATGTTGCTTCCTGGTATCTCTGGGAGCTTTATTCTATTACTTTTAGGACTTTACCCTTCAGTACTCGCGGCTGCTAAGAACTTCGATATTACAATTTTAGCCATTTTTGCATCGGGTTGTATCTTTGGTCTGCTCACCTTCAGTCATCTCCTATCGGCTCTGCTTCGTAAGTTCCATGACGGTACTCTTATCTTTTTGACCGGCTTAATGCTTGGCACTTTAGGTAAGATATGGCCATGGAAAGAGGTTCTCACTTGGCGCACAAACTCTTCAGGTCAGCAGGTTCCGCTCTTAGAGCAAAACTTGTCTCCATTACAGTTTGAACAGATCACAGGTCAGCCAGCCCATATCGCCTGGGCTGTGGCTGCATTAATTTGTGGTGTTGCGCTTGTTTGGGGATTGGAGCTATTTGCTGCAAGAAACGGTATGGCTAACGTTAATCAAGATAAAAAAGGGTAA
- a CDS encoding DUF3634 family protein, with the protein MTPDVLKVIFILVGLFLVYKLIFSGKKGLTIFEMHFKDGRLISHKGKIPEKFQKECRAIAKSEKLTCSVRCEKSGAVRLHVSANVSDGVTQRIRNVFPFEYYDKKKVDNSRQAG; encoded by the coding sequence ATGACGCCAGATGTACTAAAAGTAATCTTTATTCTTGTTGGATTGTTTCTTGTTTATAAACTTATATTTAGCGGCAAGAAGGGCCTGACTATTTTCGAAATGCATTTCAAGGACGGACGGCTCATCTCCCATAAAGGTAAGATCCCTGAAAAGTTTCAAAAAGAGTGCCGCGCCATCGCCAAGTCTGAAAAGCTGACCTGTTCAGTAAGATGTGAAAAATCTGGCGCAGTTCGATTGCATGTATCAGCCAATGTCAGCGACGGTGTGACTCAGCGAATTCGTAACGTTTTCCCCTTCGAGTACTATGATAAAAAGAAAGTAGATAATAGTCGTCAAGCGGGTTAA
- a CDS encoding TorF family putative porin, whose amino-acid sequence MYKKFNKKRIAQVTGLVLATALISPIASAEVSGEVSLTNDYRFRGVSQTASNFAIQAGVDWSHDSGFFLGAWASNVDFDEPDYNGPDIELDIYAGYYGELNDDLSYDVTLYRYNYPGDSDLDYLEASIGVDFSGFRLAYWYTNDYGGSDLDLHYTEVNYSYEFYENWSLDLHYGYNFGDGIDDGEGFDSYADYSIGVSTEVAGIGLSLAWLDTDISDDNQVTDDLYNTEGTVLASVSYAF is encoded by the coding sequence GTGTATAAAAAATTTAATAAAAAACGGATTGCCCAAGTTACCGGTCTTGTTCTGGCCACAGCGCTAATCTCACCAATCGCCTCAGCCGAAGTATCTGGCGAAGTCAGCTTAACTAACGACTATCGTTTCCGTGGTGTGTCACAAACAGCAAGTAACTTTGCCATTCAAGCAGGCGTTGATTGGAGCCACGACAGTGGTTTCTTCCTTGGAGCTTGGGCGAGTAATGTCGACTTCGATGAACCTGATTATAATGGACCAGATATTGAACTTGATATCTACGCAGGTTACTACGGCGAGCTCAATGATGACTTAAGCTATGATGTCACACTATATCGTTACAACTATCCTGGTGACAGTGATTTAGATTACTTAGAGGCCAGCATAGGTGTTGATTTCAGCGGTTTCCGCTTGGCTTATTGGTACACCAATGATTACGGTGGAAGCGATCTGGATCTGCATTATACCGAAGTTAACTACTCCTACGAATTCTATGAAAACTGGAGCTTAGATCTCCATTACGGCTACAACTTTGGTGATGGTATTGATGATGGTGAAGGCTTCGATAGCTATGCTGATTACTCTATCGGTGTTTCTACTGAGGTTGCTGGTATTGGTTTATCACTTGCTTGGCTAGACACTGACATTAGTGATGATAATCAGGTCACAGATGATCTGTATAATACCGAAGGTACTGTGCTTGCTTCTGTCAGCTACGCTTTCTAA
- a CDS encoding cupin domain-containing protein, translated as MNINSIVDISNNKTESEHYHLDDEKLISGNPAQAVENHFSSPCDQFHCGVWESEKGSWKVNYTESEYCEILAGSSVITDENGNTITVNEGSRFVIPAGFSGTWEVLDSCKKIYVMFEAPP; from the coding sequence TTGAATATTAATAGCATTGTCGACATATCAAACAACAAGACAGAGAGTGAACATTACCATTTAGATGACGAAAAGCTCATCTCAGGTAATCCTGCTCAAGCAGTAGAGAATCACTTTTCAAGTCCTTGTGACCAGTTTCATTGCGGCGTTTGGGAAAGTGAAAAAGGCAGCTGGAAGGTCAACTATACCGAGAGCGAATACTGCGAGATTTTAGCTGGCAGCAGCGTGATAACCGACGAGAATGGCAACACCATTACCGTGAATGAGGGAAGCCGCTTTGTGATCCCAGCTGGATTCTCTGGCACCTGGGAGGTGTTAGATAGTTGCAAGAAGATCTATGTCATGTTTGAAGCACCCCCCTAA
- a CDS encoding CoA-acylating methylmalonate-semialdehyde dehydrogenase — translation MQQINHYINGAHTDKSERSSPVFEPATGEPKAKVSLASAAEVAGAIELAKKAHSSWSQVSPLNRSRVLFKFKALVEQNMDELAELITREHGKVLDDAKGEIIRGLEVVEFACGIPHLLKGEHTEQVGGGVDAWCVNQSLGVVAGIAPFNFPVMVPMWMFPIAIAAGNTFIMKPSEKDPSSVMRMAQLLTEAGLPDGVFNVVNGDKEAVDTLLSHPDIHAVSFVGSTPIAEYIYETASKHGKRVQALGGAKNHMLLMPDADINQAVGALMGAAFGSAGERCMAISVVLAVGDSGDALVEKLLPQIQALRVGNGVTPEMDMGPLISAQHLAKVTSYVDTGVAEGASLLADGRTLSVEDHEQGYFLGGCLFDNVTPDMTIYKEEIFGPVLAIVRVKDYAEALELINAHEFGNGTAIFTQSGEAARHFCHHVQVGMVGVNVPIPVPMAFHSFGGWKRSLFGPLHMHGPDGVRFYTKRKAITARWPKSSEAKAEFVMPTMK, via the coding sequence ATGCAACAGATCAACCACTATATTAATGGCGCTCACACAGATAAGAGTGAACGCTCTAGCCCAGTTTTTGAGCCTGCAACAGGCGAGCCTAAAGCCAAAGTTTCATTGGCCAGTGCAGCTGAAGTGGCTGGTGCTATCGAGCTGGCTAAAAAAGCACACAGCAGTTGGTCACAAGTCTCTCCCCTCAATCGTTCACGGGTTTTGTTTAAATTTAAGGCCTTGGTTGAACAGAATATGGATGAGTTGGCAGAGCTCATTACCCGCGAACATGGCAAGGTTCTCGATGATGCTAAAGGCGAGATCATCCGTGGTCTTGAAGTGGTTGAGTTTGCCTGTGGTATCCCTCACCTATTAAAAGGTGAACATACAGAGCAGGTTGGCGGCGGCGTTGATGCTTGGTGTGTGAATCAATCTCTAGGTGTGGTCGCAGGTATTGCCCCGTTTAACTTTCCGGTAATGGTGCCTATGTGGATGTTCCCTATCGCCATTGCAGCTGGTAACACCTTTATCATGAAGCCTTCAGAGAAAGATCCAAGCTCAGTGATGCGTATGGCTCAGCTGCTCACCGAAGCGGGTCTTCCCGACGGCGTATTTAACGTGGTTAATGGCGATAAAGAAGCGGTTGATACCCTACTGAGCCATCCAGATATTCATGCGGTTAGCTTTGTCGGCTCAACACCGATTGCTGAATATATCTATGAGACCGCCTCTAAGCATGGCAAGCGCGTACAAGCGCTCGGTGGTGCAAAAAATCATATGTTACTGATGCCTGATGCAGATATCAATCAAGCAGTAGGTGCGCTAATGGGCGCGGCATTTGGCTCTGCTGGTGAGCGCTGCATGGCGATCTCAGTGGTACTTGCAGTGGGTGATTCTGGTGATGCGCTCGTCGAGAAACTGCTGCCTCAAATTCAAGCTTTAAGAGTGGGTAACGGAGTGACTCCAGAGATGGATATGGGGCCACTTATCTCAGCTCAACACCTGGCCAAAGTCACCAGTTATGTGGATACAGGCGTTGCCGAAGGAGCAAGTTTATTGGCCGATGGCCGCACACTCAGTGTCGAAGATCATGAGCAGGGTTACTTCTTAGGTGGTTGCCTCTTTGACAATGTCACCCCAGATATGACCATCTACAAGGAGGAGATCTTCGGTCCTGTACTCGCTATCGTGCGAGTAAAAGATTACGCCGAAGCCCTTGAGCTTATCAATGCACATGAGTTCGGTAATGGCACCGCTATCTTTACCCAAAGTGGTGAAGCCGCTCGTCACTTCTGCCATCACGTCCAAGTTGGAATGGTGGGAGTCAATGTTCCTATCCCGGTGCCAATGGCATTTCACAGCTTTGGCGGCTGGAAACGTTCACTCTTTGGTCCACTACATATGCATGGACCAGACGGCGTCCGTTTCTACACTAAACGTAAGGCGATAACCGCTCGCTGGCCAAAATCGAGTGAGGCAAAAGCTGAGTTTGTGATGCCGACAATGAAATAG